The following coding sequences lie in one Mycobacterium sp. DL440 genomic window:
- a CDS encoding acyl-CoA dehydrogenase family protein: protein MTSELNNEETMLVETVRMFIDRDVKPTVREVEHANEYPHAWIEQMKRIGIFGLAVPEEYGGSPVSMPCYVQVTQELARGWMSLAGAMGGHTVVAKLISLYGTEDQRQKYLPGMASGEIRATMALTEPGGGSDLQAMTTTARADGDQLVINGAKTWISNARRSSLIALLCKTDPQASPRHRGISVVLVEHGPGLTVSRDLPKLGYKGVESCELSFDDCRVPASAILGGEPGKGFAQMMKGLETGRIQVASRALGVATAALEDALKYAQERESFGRPIWKHQSVGNYLADMATKLTAARQLTRYAAERYDSGERCDMEAGMAKLFASETAMQIALDAVRIHGGYGYSTEYDVERYFRDAPLMIVGEGTNEIQRNVIAAQLVSRGTL, encoded by the coding sequence ATGACGTCCGAACTCAACAATGAAGAGACCATGCTGGTCGAGACAGTGCGGATGTTCATCGACCGCGACGTGAAGCCCACGGTGCGCGAGGTCGAACACGCCAACGAGTACCCACACGCGTGGATCGAACAGATGAAGCGCATCGGGATCTTCGGCCTTGCGGTGCCCGAGGAGTACGGCGGTTCACCCGTGTCGATGCCCTGCTATGTGCAAGTGACACAGGAACTTGCCCGGGGCTGGATGAGCCTGGCCGGCGCGATGGGCGGGCACACCGTCGTCGCGAAGCTGATCTCGTTGTACGGAACCGAGGATCAGCGGCAAAAGTATCTGCCCGGCATGGCAAGTGGCGAGATTCGAGCGACCATGGCCCTCACCGAACCCGGCGGCGGTTCAGATCTCCAGGCGATGACGACTACGGCACGTGCCGACGGTGACCAGCTGGTCATCAATGGCGCGAAGACTTGGATCAGCAATGCCCGCCGATCCAGTCTCATCGCCTTGTTGTGCAAGACGGACCCGCAAGCGTCGCCACGCCATCGCGGCATCTCAGTGGTCTTGGTCGAACACGGGCCGGGGTTGACGGTGTCACGCGACCTGCCCAAGCTCGGGTACAAGGGCGTGGAGAGCTGCGAGCTCTCGTTTGACGACTGCCGAGTCCCGGCATCCGCGATACTCGGCGGCGAGCCCGGCAAGGGGTTCGCGCAGATGATGAAAGGTCTTGAGACCGGACGTATTCAGGTCGCGTCACGGGCGCTCGGCGTGGCGACCGCAGCGCTCGAGGACGCCCTCAAATACGCGCAGGAACGCGAGAGCTTCGGCCGGCCGATCTGGAAACACCAGTCGGTCGGTAATTATCTGGCCGATATGGCGACCAAACTCACCGCCGCCCGACAGCTCACCCGGTATGCCGCCGAACGCTACGACAGCGGTGAACGCTGCGACATGGAAGCCGGCATGGCCAAGCTGTTCGCCTCCGAGACCGCCATGCAGATCGCGCTGGATGCAGTCCGCATCCACGGAGGTTACGGGTACTCGACCGAATACGACGTCGAGCGCTATTTCCGGGATGCCCCGCTGATGATCGTCGGTGAAGGCACCAACGAGATCCAGCGCAACGTCATCGCCGCGCAACTGGTCTCCCGCGGCACTCTGTAA
- a CDS encoding amidohydrolase family protein: MPLQDEHQIVSVDDHLVEHPRVWQDRLPQRFLEAGPRILEVDGKHLWSYDGQIFPTIGLNAVAGKPPEEWGMDPVRYEDMIPGCYDPVARIADMDVDGVQAALCFPSFPGFGGGTFFRAQDKELALLCVKAWNDFYIDEWCATAPDRYVPLAILPVWDIDATVAEAERVAAKGARTVSFPDSPVPLGLPSFHSDHWDPLWQVCSGAQMPVSLHFGSGSYVPGFSFSSMKPVPGEMAMPDAPFAVAITLFSTNLMWTTVDLLFSGKLQKFPDLQISLAEGGIGWVPYILERSDYVWERHRYYQNIDFDTRPSDLFKKHFWGCFIDDEHGLKNRHEIGIDRITLEIDFPHSDSNWPNSRKRAAEVLANVPDDECSLIVEQNARRMLNFPRVSTGERQLAGV; this comes from the coding sequence GTGCCGCTTCAAGATGAACACCAGATAGTGTCCGTCGACGACCATCTCGTCGAGCATCCGCGGGTATGGCAGGACCGCCTTCCGCAGCGGTTCCTCGAAGCCGGGCCGCGGATTCTCGAGGTCGACGGTAAGCACCTGTGGAGTTATGACGGCCAGATCTTCCCGACCATCGGCCTCAATGCAGTGGCGGGCAAGCCCCCAGAGGAGTGGGGGATGGATCCGGTGCGCTATGAGGACATGATTCCCGGCTGCTATGACCCGGTCGCGCGGATCGCCGACATGGATGTGGATGGAGTGCAGGCCGCGCTGTGTTTCCCGTCGTTTCCTGGGTTCGGCGGTGGTACGTTCTTCCGTGCTCAGGACAAGGAACTGGCGCTGTTGTGCGTGAAGGCGTGGAACGACTTCTACATCGATGAGTGGTGCGCCACCGCACCGGATCGTTATGTCCCGCTGGCGATCCTGCCGGTGTGGGACATCGACGCGACGGTCGCAGAGGCTGAGCGAGTGGCGGCCAAAGGGGCTCGGACGGTGTCGTTCCCGGACAGCCCGGTGCCACTGGGGTTGCCGTCGTTTCATTCCGATCACTGGGATCCGTTGTGGCAGGTCTGTTCCGGCGCGCAGATGCCCGTATCCCTGCACTTCGGTTCCGGATCGTATGTGCCAGGGTTCTCGTTCTCTTCGATGAAGCCGGTGCCCGGCGAGATGGCGATGCCTGACGCACCGTTCGCCGTAGCGATCACCCTGTTCTCCACCAACCTGATGTGGACGACGGTCGACCTGTTGTTCTCCGGCAAGCTGCAGAAATTCCCGGACCTGCAGATTTCGCTGGCCGAGGGTGGTATCGGTTGGGTTCCTTACATCTTGGAGCGCTCGGACTACGTGTGGGAGCGGCACCGTTACTACCAGAACATCGATTTCGACACTCGGCCCTCTGATCTGTTCAAGAAGCATTTCTGGGGTTGCTTCATCGATGATGAGCATGGGTTGAAGAACCGCCACGAGATCGGTATCGACCGGATCACCCTCGAAATCGACTTCCCGCACAGTGATTCCAACTGGCCCAATTCACGCAAGCGGGCCGCCGAAGTGCTCGCCAACGTGCCCGACGACGAGTGCTCCCTGATCGTCGAGCAGAACGCCCGCCGCATGCTCAACTTCCCGCGGGTGTCCACCGGCGAACGTCAATTGGCCGGCGTGTGA
- a CDS encoding acyl-CoA dehydrogenase family protein, giving the protein MEYGMGPELEAFRAQVRTFVAEHAPAIPPRAGVRSAENEAELKALKEWTARLFEAGYVGADWPTEYGGRHDRSAEHEIVVGEELARAAVPGAQGGSILASHALIHYGTDEQRRRHLPEIRAGRQLWCQLFSEPGAGSDLASLRTRAVPDGDTYTVNGQKVWTTDGHWADYGYLLARTDPDAPKHKGISAFIVDMSSAGITVRPLRELTGTSDFNEVFLDNVTLPAEAMIGTPGQGWAIANATLAHERTGVGAAVVKLKLAVQALTDLARRVQCGGRPAIESDLVKDRIGEFSAEVEALAALTYANVTRWSRGTERMHDAAMAKLMFSEVNLEIARFAVELGGEDGVLVEGDANVLDAGRWQDEWLYARAYTIAGGSSEIMRNLIAERGLGLPRGR; this is encoded by the coding sequence GTGGAATACGGTATGGGGCCCGAGTTGGAGGCCTTCCGCGCGCAGGTGCGGACATTCGTCGCCGAACACGCGCCCGCAATCCCGCCTCGGGCCGGCGTGCGCAGCGCCGAGAACGAGGCCGAACTGAAGGCGCTGAAGGAATGGACCGCGCGGTTGTTCGAAGCGGGCTACGTCGGCGCGGACTGGCCTACCGAGTACGGCGGCCGCCACGACCGTTCGGCCGAGCACGAAATCGTCGTCGGTGAGGAGCTGGCCCGGGCGGCGGTGCCCGGAGCTCAGGGGGGCAGCATCCTCGCCTCCCACGCACTCATCCATTACGGCACCGACGAGCAGCGCCGAAGGCATCTGCCCGAGATTCGTGCCGGCCGCCAACTGTGGTGCCAGCTGTTCAGCGAGCCCGGAGCCGGCAGTGATCTGGCGTCACTGCGCACCCGGGCGGTGCCCGACGGCGATACCTACACCGTCAACGGGCAGAAGGTGTGGACCACCGACGGGCACTGGGCCGACTACGGGTATCTGCTGGCCCGTACCGACCCAGACGCTCCGAAGCACAAGGGCATCAGCGCGTTCATCGTCGATATGTCCAGCGCGGGTATCACGGTGCGGCCGCTCCGGGAATTGACCGGAACCTCCGATTTCAACGAGGTGTTCCTCGACAACGTCACGCTGCCTGCCGAGGCGATGATCGGCACGCCGGGGCAGGGCTGGGCGATCGCGAATGCCACGCTGGCGCACGAGCGTACCGGTGTCGGTGCGGCGGTGGTGAAGCTGAAGTTGGCCGTTCAGGCTCTCACCGACCTGGCCCGGCGGGTGCAATGCGGCGGTCGCCCCGCCATCGAGAGCGATCTCGTGAAGGATCGGATCGGCGAGTTCAGCGCCGAGGTCGAAGCGCTCGCGGCGCTGACCTATGCGAACGTGACGCGATGGTCACGTGGTACCGAACGGATGCACGACGCCGCCATGGCCAAGCTGATGTTCAGTGAGGTCAACCTCGAAATAGCCCGCTTTGCAGTAGAACTCGGCGGCGAGGACGGTGTGCTGGTAGAAGGCGACGCGAATGTCCTCGACGCCGGTCGGTGGCAGGACGAGTGGTTGTATGCTCGCGCGTACACCATTGCCGGCGGCAGCTCGGAGATCATGCGGAACCTGATTGCCGAGCGTGGACTGGGCCTGCCGCGTGGGCGCTAG
- a CDS encoding acyl-CoA dehydrogenase family protein — MQTADWRAGLESLLAEFHDRQGQTARSGVKPDRIEAARAWHAELVDNGLAAPGWPRTVGGLELSLNDQLDYYRMTTDAGAPPHPCPLSFILAPTLIAHGTQEQKDRFLKPLLRADEFWCQGFSEPGAGSDLSSLSTRAVRDSDVYRVTGQKVWTTMADRADWMFALVRTGTGLKPSEGITYLLIPMNSAGITVRPLRDISGAAHFAEVFLDDVAVPVENRVGEEGAGWSIMRTSLGHERATAFLADEFKYRRTADRVLELVASRHLDSDPLVRQDVGRLESGVRTIAANSARALAAVLRGEDPGGVASVNRLVKSEFEQHLHALALRAVGPYAALGSRAPDAVDNGRWTFGYLMSRATTIGAGTAEIQRNTIAESVLGLPSHRGEGKRTAAVTPGAPLAVPEEDEGELRGVLAKALSAKVDVTTLLDRKRPIDATDPAVWSTLVEFGLPGLAVAESLGGAGARPRLLYAAIEEAGKALAPTPLVATVIALDVAVQCAAKDLVQRITAGTPAAFAVPLNDGGWVTGGPELPEWDGVGLHGVVPIVPGAPSAEVLIALARTAEGEMLVAVDAAADGVEVTAHQPLDLTGTIGAVTFAGASGEVLADGAEVRRVLRIARRQALLAVAADSVGVAARALAMAVEWAGERHQFGRAIGSFQAISHRCADILVALEGARSQVQAAAEADFEESEYLVDLAAAAALDAAVTATEGALQIHGGIGFTWEHPIHLMLRRAKANAVLVGRADALRDRAAGELLRPLQEKRLEQALTR; from the coding sequence ATGCAGACAGCTGATTGGCGTGCAGGACTGGAATCGTTGCTCGCCGAATTCCACGATCGCCAGGGTCAGACAGCCCGGTCTGGCGTCAAACCGGATCGGATCGAGGCCGCACGCGCGTGGCATGCCGAACTGGTCGACAACGGGTTGGCCGCGCCGGGATGGCCCCGTACGGTCGGCGGCCTGGAGTTGTCGCTGAACGATCAGCTGGACTACTACCGGATGACCACCGACGCCGGCGCCCCGCCGCATCCCTGCCCCCTGTCGTTCATCCTCGCTCCCACCCTCATCGCGCACGGCACCCAAGAACAGAAGGACCGCTTCCTGAAGCCGCTGCTGCGGGCGGATGAGTTCTGGTGCCAAGGGTTTTCCGAACCGGGCGCGGGCAGCGACCTGTCATCGCTGTCCACCCGGGCGGTCCGCGACAGCGACGTATACCGGGTCACCGGCCAGAAGGTGTGGACCACGATGGCCGATCGGGCGGACTGGATGTTCGCGTTGGTCCGTACCGGAACCGGGCTGAAACCGAGCGAAGGCATCACCTATCTGCTGATCCCGATGAACAGTGCCGGGATCACTGTGCGGCCACTGCGTGACATCAGCGGTGCCGCGCACTTCGCCGAGGTGTTCCTCGACGATGTGGCCGTACCCGTCGAGAACCGGGTGGGCGAGGAGGGCGCGGGCTGGTCGATCATGCGGACCTCATTGGGTCATGAGCGGGCGACCGCGTTCCTCGCCGACGAATTCAAGTACCGACGCACTGCCGACCGGGTGCTCGAGTTGGTGGCATCCCGTCACCTCGACAGCGATCCACTGGTCCGCCAGGATGTCGGCCGGCTGGAATCCGGGGTACGCACCATCGCCGCCAACAGCGCCCGCGCGCTGGCCGCGGTGCTGCGCGGCGAGGACCCCGGTGGGGTGGCCTCGGTGAATCGGCTGGTGAAATCGGAGTTCGAGCAGCACCTGCACGCACTGGCACTGCGCGCGGTCGGCCCGTATGCCGCACTGGGCAGCCGCGCGCCCGATGCCGTCGACAACGGTCGCTGGACATTCGGCTACCTGATGAGCCGTGCCACCACGATCGGCGCAGGCACCGCCGAGATCCAGCGCAACACCATCGCCGAAAGTGTGCTCGGCCTGCCGTCACACCGCGGCGAGGGGAAGCGGACCGCGGCCGTCACCCCGGGTGCACCGCTGGCTGTGCCCGAAGAGGACGAAGGCGAACTACGCGGCGTGCTGGCGAAGGCGCTTTCGGCCAAGGTGGACGTGACGACGCTGCTCGACCGGAAACGCCCGATCGATGCCACCGACCCCGCCGTGTGGTCGACCCTTGTCGAGTTCGGCCTGCCCGGCCTGGCCGTAGCGGAGTCGCTGGGCGGCGCCGGCGCGCGACCGAGGCTGCTCTATGCGGCCATCGAGGAGGCCGGCAAAGCGTTGGCGCCTACCCCGTTGGTCGCGACGGTGATCGCGCTGGACGTTGCAGTGCAGTGCGCGGCAAAGGATTTGGTGCAGCGGATCACCGCGGGCACACCCGCAGCCTTCGCAGTGCCGTTGAACGACGGCGGTTGGGTGACCGGTGGACCGGAGCTGCCCGAATGGGACGGTGTCGGCCTGCACGGAGTGGTGCCGATCGTGCCGGGCGCACCGAGTGCCGAGGTGTTGATCGCGCTGGCACGCACCGCCGAGGGGGAAATGCTTGTTGCCGTTGACGCGGCCGCCGACGGCGTTGAGGTGACAGCACATCAGCCGCTCGATCTGACCGGAACCATCGGGGCGGTCACCTTCGCGGGTGCGTCGGGTGAAGTGCTGGCTGACGGTGCCGAGGTGCGTCGGGTGCTGCGCATCGCCCGCCGCCAGGCCCTGTTGGCGGTGGCGGCCGATTCGGTCGGAGTGGCCGCACGGGCGCTGGCGATGGCCGTCGAGTGGGCGGGTGAGCGCCACCAGTTCGGCCGGGCCATCGGAAGTTTCCAGGCGATATCGCATCGCTGCGCCGACATCCTGGTTGCGCTGGAAGGTGCCCGCAGCCAGGTGCAGGCGGCCGCAGAGGCCGATTTCGAAGAATCGGAGTACCTCGTGGACCTCGCCGCCGCGGCCGCGCTCGACGCGGCCGTCACTGCCACGGAGGGCGCCCTGCAGATCCACGGCGGCATCGGTTTCACCTGGGAGCATCCGATCCACCTGATGCTGCGCCGAGCCAAGGCGAACGCCGTGTTGGTCGGCCGGGCGGATGCGCTGCGCGACCGCGCCGCGGGGGAGTTGCTGCGGCCGTTGCAAGAGAAGCGACTTGAACAAGCGTTGACCCGTTGA
- a CDS encoding TetR/AcrR family transcriptional regulator has protein sequence MTPTPDKTRRPGYAPLDNVGVGRRGLHTRQRILARAADVFLSDGFHSTSLDTIAKAANSSRATIYQYFAGKEDIFRELSDAAGKAVLDHGERLGDLGPTVDGVEALHRWLTEWAHIYDTHAAAFAEYPGIGTELSVIDVGPVAEEYRRRVAARLHAAQLQGLGSDDAAAALMRIPHMVHLYRHRAMFPLPAREVVSWSLTVALQLMLFPDTPAEAVAAPHIFDESAGTPTDVADGTAAEPVTVTTEPSPTARDVLSASSRLFAEHGYYAVSMEDIAAAADISRATLYRYFSTKDKILAELTREAVAEIEESAAALSQIADTDAFTKWVHGYVGFHRGYRGVIRAWFDGTVAEQLSNAAVGHGIWAVRQAVDALLETIELPDAIDRGTAGAVFLAVLGRMTEPTAGDESDGDDRAADLIVNLLRRSLLRSAWAQSGAPT, from the coding sequence ATGACGCCGACGCCCGACAAGACACGTCGTCCCGGGTATGCGCCGTTGGACAATGTCGGTGTCGGACGACGCGGCCTGCACACACGCCAGCGCATCCTGGCCCGCGCGGCCGATGTCTTCCTTTCCGACGGCTTTCACAGCACTTCCCTGGACACCATCGCCAAGGCTGCAAACTCGTCGCGCGCGACGATCTATCAGTACTTTGCCGGCAAGGAGGACATCTTTCGTGAGCTGAGCGATGCGGCCGGCAAGGCCGTCCTCGACCACGGCGAACGGCTCGGCGATCTCGGCCCAACCGTCGACGGGGTGGAGGCGTTACACCGCTGGCTCACCGAATGGGCCCACATCTATGACACGCACGCCGCGGCATTCGCGGAGTACCCCGGTATCGGGACCGAGCTGTCTGTGATCGATGTCGGCCCAGTCGCCGAGGAGTACCGCAGACGCGTGGCAGCCCGGCTACACGCGGCTCAGCTGCAGGGACTCGGCTCCGACGATGCGGCGGCGGCACTCATGCGCATCCCGCACATGGTCCACCTCTACCGGCACCGCGCGATGTTCCCGTTACCTGCCCGCGAAGTGGTGTCATGGTCATTGACCGTCGCCTTGCAGCTCATGCTGTTCCCCGATACCCCGGCCGAGGCTGTGGCTGCGCCTCACATCTTCGACGAGTCGGCAGGCACACCAACTGACGTCGCCGACGGCACTGCGGCTGAGCCGGTCACGGTGACCACCGAACCGTCGCCGACAGCGCGAGACGTTCTGTCGGCCAGCTCGCGGTTGTTCGCCGAGCATGGCTACTACGCGGTCAGCATGGAGGACATCGCCGCCGCCGCCGACATCAGCCGCGCCACCCTGTATCGATATTTCAGCACCAAGGACAAGATCCTCGCCGAACTCACCCGCGAGGCCGTGGCCGAGATCGAGGAGTCCGCCGCCGCCCTGTCTCAGATCGCCGACACCGACGCGTTCACGAAATGGGTCCACGGCTATGTCGGATTCCACCGCGGTTATCGCGGCGTCATCCGAGCCTGGTTCGACGGCACCGTCGCAGAGCAGCTCTCCAACGCTGCGGTCGGCCACGGCATCTGGGCGGTCCGGCAGGCGGTGGACGCGTTGCTGGAGACGATCGAACTGCCGGACGCCATCGACCGCGGGACAGCCGGTGCGGTATTCCTTGCCGTTCTCGGTCGGATGACCGAGCCGACGGCAGGCGACGAATCCGACGGCGACGACCGCGCTGCCGACCTCATCGTGAACCTGCTGCGGCGCTCCCTGCTTCGCTCGGCCTGGGCTCAGTCCGGCGCGCCGACGTAG
- a CDS encoding FAD-dependent oxidoreductase: protein MAYVITQNCCKDASCVPVCPVSCIHPVSGAGEFTGTEMLYIDPEACIDCGACLEECPVDAIYYDEDLPADQERFREINAGYFERHPPQTHTPAPLVDRHAVKSGALRVAVVGAGPAACYASAALIGVDGVEVNLFERLPTPFGLIRAGVAPDHQHTKSVVRIFEHVFSNKRFGCYLNVEIGSDLTHDELLAHHHAVIYAVGASRGRELDIPGNELPGNHSAVDFVGWYNGHPDHAHHTFDLSGERAVIVGNGNVALDVARMLLLDADHLAATDIAPHALAVLSDSKVREVVIVARRDPRDAAFSAGEFLALGHLPGIDVIIDSIDLAAGPDDDAETELKLRIAREYADRPETAGNKRIVFRFAASPAEVVGSGRAEGLRVTTNGSPEGELIAAPLILRAIGYQGSAVEPLSFDAARGVVPNASGRVVDEDGQPVRGVYVTGWIKRGPRGVIGTNRNCADETVAALLEDFVAGRLATDVADPAGIARLFSERGSSPIGWAGWRAIDAAERQRGAEVSRPRVKFIDITEMVSAANA from the coding sequence GTGGCCTACGTGATCACTCAGAACTGCTGCAAGGACGCCAGCTGCGTTCCGGTCTGCCCGGTGAGCTGTATCCACCCGGTGAGCGGTGCAGGTGAATTCACCGGCACCGAAATGCTTTACATCGATCCCGAAGCCTGCATCGACTGCGGCGCCTGCCTGGAGGAATGCCCGGTCGACGCGATCTACTACGACGAAGACCTGCCGGCCGACCAGGAGCGGTTCCGCGAGATCAACGCCGGCTACTTCGAACGTCACCCACCGCAGACGCACACCCCGGCTCCGCTGGTGGACCGCCACGCCGTCAAATCAGGTGCGCTGCGGGTCGCCGTCGTCGGCGCCGGCCCCGCCGCCTGCTATGCATCCGCTGCCCTGATCGGTGTCGACGGAGTCGAGGTGAATCTTTTCGAACGCCTCCCCACTCCGTTCGGATTGATCAGGGCGGGTGTGGCGCCGGACCACCAGCACACCAAGTCTGTCGTGCGGATCTTCGAACATGTCTTCAGCAACAAGAGGTTTGGGTGTTATCTGAATGTTGAGATCGGCTCGGACCTGACTCACGACGAGTTGCTCGCTCATCACCATGCCGTCATCTACGCGGTCGGGGCCTCTCGCGGCCGAGAACTCGATATACCCGGCAACGAACTGCCTGGAAATCATTCAGCGGTCGACTTCGTGGGTTGGTACAACGGGCATCCGGACCACGCCCACCATACGTTTGACCTGTCCGGTGAGCGGGCCGTGATCGTTGGCAACGGCAATGTCGCGCTGGATGTCGCACGGATGCTGTTGCTCGACGCCGACCATCTGGCGGCCACCGACATCGCCCCGCATGCGTTGGCCGTCTTGTCCGACAGCAAGGTTCGCGAGGTCGTGATTGTCGCGCGACGTGATCCTCGCGACGCGGCGTTCTCCGCCGGCGAGTTCCTCGCTCTCGGTCACCTACCCGGGATCGACGTCATCATCGACAGCATTGACTTGGCAGCCGGTCCGGACGACGACGCCGAGACTGAACTCAAGCTCCGGATCGCCCGCGAGTACGCGGACCGGCCAGAGACTGCCGGAAACAAGCGGATCGTCTTCCGGTTTGCGGCATCCCCGGCGGAGGTCGTCGGGTCCGGCCGGGCCGAAGGCCTACGCGTGACGACCAACGGCTCTCCGGAAGGCGAATTGATCGCAGCGCCATTGATTCTGCGGGCCATCGGATATCAAGGCTCGGCAGTCGAGCCGCTGTCGTTCGACGCAGCACGAGGCGTGGTGCCCAATGCCAGCGGACGGGTCGTCGATGAAGATGGTCAGCCCGTGCGTGGCGTCTATGTGACCGGGTGGATCAAACGCGGGCCGCGTGGTGTCATCGGTACCAACCGAAACTGCGCGGACGAAACAGTTGCCGCCCTGCTGGAGGACTTCGTCGCCGGCAGGTTGGCCACCGATGTGGCTGACCCTGCGGGCATCGCCCGGCTTTTCAGTGAGCGTGGATCGTCACCGATCGGATGGGCGGGCTGGCGGGCGATCGACGCCGCCGAACGCCAACGCGGGGCCGAGGTGTCCCGGCCCCGCGTGAAGTTCATCGACATCACCGAAATGGTGTCCGCGGCGAATGCCTGA
- a CDS encoding CAP domain-containing protein, with product MSLSRAGRCCTLTLALMFTVAPAVVAPSAQADNKRLNESVFVNIYTAQKQNDCPTEPKLDGRLAEAARLHTLDVLNNSNLDGDIGSDGSTAQDRANGQGFAGKVSETVAINPAIAISGIEILGQWWADPPRRAIMQDCANTAIGVWSENSLARSVVVAVYGQPAL from the coding sequence ATGTCGCTTTCCCGTGCCGGCCGGTGTTGCACGTTGACGCTGGCGTTGATGTTCACTGTGGCGCCCGCTGTTGTGGCGCCGTCCGCTCAGGCCGACAACAAAAGGCTGAACGAGAGCGTGTTCGTCAACATCTACACCGCGCAGAAACAGAACGACTGCCCCACCGAACCGAAACTGGACGGCCGCCTGGCGGAGGCAGCCCGGCTGCATACCCTCGACGTGCTCAACAACTCGAACCTCGATGGCGACATCGGTTCTGACGGCTCAACCGCGCAGGACCGGGCCAATGGGCAGGGCTTCGCAGGCAAGGTCAGCGAGACCGTCGCGATCAACCCAGCCATCGCCATCAGCGGCATTGAGATCCTCGGCCAGTGGTGGGCCGACCCACCGAGACGAGCGATCATGCAGGACTGTGCGAATACCGCCATCGGCGTGTGGTCGGAGAACAGCCTCGCGCGTTCTGTGGTGGTCGCGGTATACGGGCAACCCGCCCTGTAG
- a CDS encoding acyl-CoA synthetase produces MTDPDPAADARARVDEDDHDLLTFGEAGERLRIEIVTAAANLDRLRLSGSQADVEKAGARLAALRAAVKRNSAQPINDANFEKFFGYPGKAKRNLPAPPPAP; encoded by the coding sequence ATGACTGATCCCGATCCAGCCGCCGACGCCCGCGCGAGGGTCGACGAGGACGACCATGACCTGCTGACCTTCGGGGAGGCAGGTGAGCGGTTGCGCATCGAGATCGTGACGGCCGCAGCCAATCTCGACAGACTCAGGCTGTCCGGGTCCCAGGCAGACGTGGAGAAAGCGGGCGCCCGGCTGGCCGCACTGCGCGCTGCCGTGAAGCGGAACAGCGCCCAGCCCATCAACGACGCCAACTTCGAGAAGTTCTTCGGCTACCCCGGAAAGGCCAAGCGCAACCTGCCGGCGCCACCGCCGGCACCATGA
- a CDS encoding ferredoxin encodes MKVRLEQSKCVGHAQCYAVDPDLFPIDDSGYSILEPTEVGAEDEQLVRDGVAACPELALVLEEG; translated from the coding sequence ATGAAAGTTCGTCTCGAACAGTCGAAGTGTGTGGGTCACGCGCAGTGCTACGCCGTCGATCCTGATCTGTTCCCGATCGATGACTCGGGCTACTCGATTCTTGAGCCCACCGAAGTCGGGGCCGAGGACGAGCAGCTCGTTCGCGATGGCGTCGCCGCATGCCCTGAATTGGCGCTGGTGCTCGAAGAGGGGTGA
- a CDS encoding DUF732 domain-containing protein: protein MKRFFSSVGFAALFSVVMVGAPVAQADDIGYLVNVTVRPGYNFANPDQALAYGHGVCDKIASGRTYGQLVGDIKADFNTSDEFQASYLISQSAQELCSAQIWQLRNSAAGYVGAPD from the coding sequence ATGAAGCGATTCTTCTCATCCGTCGGATTCGCCGCGTTGTTCTCTGTCGTCATGGTGGGCGCGCCGGTCGCACAGGCGGACGACATCGGATACCTCGTCAACGTGACGGTGCGGCCCGGATACAACTTCGCCAACCCCGACCAGGCGCTCGCCTACGGGCACGGGGTATGCGACAAGATCGCGTCGGGCCGAACCTATGGCCAACTGGTCGGTGACATCAAGGCCGATTTCAACACCTCCGACGAATTCCAGGCGTCGTATCTGATATCGCAATCGGCGCAGGAGCTGTGCTCGGCCCAGATCTGGCAGTTGCGCAATTCAGCGGCAGGCTACGTCGGCGCGCCGGACTGA